The genomic stretch tctggcccaaaatatcAGTTGTATTGAAGTTGAGAAAACCTGGCCTGAGCAGGGAGATCCTAAACCTTGAGGTATTGAAAGATTTTTCCTCTATTCATGTCTTGATAATCAAATAAAGGTTGCTAATCAAATAAAAGGAGGATCCATTTGGATAGAACCCTGTGGACAGAATGGTGACAGAACTTGTGAAATTAAATCAGGGAACATTTTGCTGAATTCTCAGTGCTGCCAATATGTAGAAATTACATTTATGGTAATGGAAACTATTTGCAGAGGAAATAGTAGTGAAGCAAAAATAGATTATTCACTACACCTCAGTCCCTGGGCCACTCTGAGATATAGACacgcgcatgcacacacacacacacacacacacacacacacacaccccacaccctGACAAATAAACAAACTAGGTTGATTTAGTTAGATGCTGAAACAGTGGTCTCCTCAGAGAGTATGATAATATTATTAAGATAAAATATAGTAACAATGATTGGCAACACCAGTCTGCTTCTATAATTTATGGTATGAGCTTTATCCTCTCTGTAAGTTGTTTGTTGCATGAGAAGAAGGACTTTTCTTAAGCAGTGTGGCATGGCAGTTTTAAGAGTTTGGACTCTGGATTCATACAGCTGGTTTTAAATCTCAGCCCCACCATTTATTGACttttgtgaccttaggcaagttaccttACCCCTTTTATGaatcagttttttcatatgtaaaataggTATGCAAAAGTATCTATCCTACAGGATTGTTGTGGGgttgaaatgaaataatacattgagagcacttaaaacagtgcctgccGTATGGTGTTATGTAAGTGTAGGCTGTCTTATCCTATATCTTACCTGTTCCTCTTTCAGCTCACTGCTATGGACAGTGCTATCACCCTGTGGCAGTTCCTCCTTCAGCTCCTGCAGGAGCCTCAGAACAAGCACATGATCTGCTGGACCTCTAACGATGGAGAGTTTAAGCTTTTGCAGGCAGAAGAAGTGGCTCGTCTCTGGGGGATTCGCAAGAACAAGCCTAACATGAATTATGACAAACTCAGCCGAGCCCTCAGATACTATTATGTAAAGGTAATACACATGATGATCTTGATAGTAGATAGAGAACCTCAAAACAAGAATTGTTCCTTCTATTCTGTTGAGGTTATAGGTAATAGTGTCctgggttattgaaatgcaatttattttaaagcttTGGCAGTTTGGAATTAGGACAAAAGGTGGAAATGTTCCAGCTGTATTTCTACAAACTCTTACTCAGTATCCACTCCCATTTCACATATTTTCCTCCAGGTGTCTTTAAAAGAACAAGTGAGTACAGGCTTGGAGTAAGAGAAAGGAAACTTGAGATTCTTAAGGATAAATAATTATTCATCTGTGGAtcataatttactttaaaattgtcATATATAAATACTTGTGCTTGTAGGTTTACTTAATTTTTGGTTTTAGTTTAACCTGCAGAACACAGATTGCTACTTTAAAGAATAGTTGCTAAATAGAGTTAATTTCTTAGTTAAAATtgtgggggttttttgtttgtttgtttaatgtctaATTATTCTTGTGCACTGGAATAAAAGGAATGCCTCAAAAGAATAGAATTAAAATGAGAAGCTGAGGTCTTAATTTCTTCAACCTTTAAGTAATAGATCCTATCAGCTTTCCTGTATGGAAATATTAGATAAGAAACAACTGGAATTTCTGAAGGAAGTAGGACCCTTAGCAGACGTATGTTCTAAATTCCTTTTTTCTTACCCAGGGTGTGTGGCTTGTACCTTTGGAATTATTTGAGATTATACGTCAGTGATTGTAGATTTCACACAGATGCTTGATTGAGAGCAATTAAATCTTTCAGCTTTTATGTGACATATTAATTTCGTTAAATTTAAATGTCCTTGCCTTAATTTATGCTCAATAATGGTAGGGACTGTGTTTGGTATGGCTAGATAAATTTGGATGATTTTGAAGCTTTTAAGTAAACTATGCCTAGTTCTCATATAGGGAACCTCATTAGGTTAGCTTTTTTATGAGCTGTGGGATATAAGTTTATAAGAAAgtataagaatatttattttaattaccaACAGAATATCATCAAAAAGGTGAATGGTCAGAAGTTTGTGTACAAGTTTGTCTCGTACCCAGAGATTTTGAACATGGATCCAATGACAGTGGGCAGGATTGAAGGAGATTATGAAACTTTAAGTTTCAGTGAAGTCAGCAGCAGTTGCAAAGATGTGGAAACTGGAGGGAAAGAGAAACCACCTCAGCCTGGTGCCAAGACCTCGAGCCGCAATGACTACATACACTCTGGATTATATTCTTCATTTACTCTGAACTCTTTGAACTCCTCCAGTATGAAGCTTTTCAAATCTATAAAGATTGAGAATCCAGCTGAGAAACTGGCGGAGAAAAAATCTCCTCAGGAGCCAACCCCATCTGTCATCAAATTTGTAACAACACCTTCCAAAAAGCCACCACTTGAACCTATTGCCACCATCATTTCAACTAGCTCAAgtatttctccatcttcagaaGAAACTTTCCAGGCTTTGGAGACTTTGGTTTCCCCGAAACTGCCTTGCCTGGAAGCCCGGACCTCAGCATCCAGTGTCTCGACCACCTTTACCACCACACCTCCTGTTTCATCCATATCCCCTTCTTTGCAGGAGCCTCCTGGAACACCTTCACCACCGCTGAGTTCTAACCCAGATATCGACACAGACATTGATTCAGTGTCTTCTCAGCCTATGGAACTTCCTGAGAACTTGTCACTGGAGCCTAAAGACCAGGGCTCAGCTTTGCCAGAAAAGGACAAAACAAATAATTCATCAAGATCCAAGAAACCGAAAGGGTTAGAACTGGCACCCACCCTTGTGATAACAGGCAGTGATCCAAGCCCTCTGGGCATATTAAGCCCATCTCTCCCTACAGCTTCTCTTACACCAGCACTTTTTTCACAGGTAGCTCTTTCTTTTTAGTGCCACTTCTGTTTGCATTTAATCACCTTTAGAAACAAATGCAGAATTCACACTCTCATGTTCTCATTCTGCTACTTAGATTTGTCTTTAAAAGGTTATGTAAGACCACCCTGCAAgacccttttctttttcatataataCTGGATGATatcttattttttgaaaaagcCTGATAATCTCAAGTTAGAAAACAGCAGGTCCTGCGAACCTTAAGAAAAATTACTGGTGTGCTATTGAGTAACAAGTTTGTACAGTTACATTAGCTATTTATTAACTTGCTCATCTCAAAAGCATTTTAATAGATTACTCCCAGACCATCTCTTTATTAAGGAAGAAACATGTTTGTTGACCCAGTGACCCATTATTCCTTTGTATCTGAATTCAAGTGGGTTCTCTTATTTGTAAAAGCTGAGTTAAAGAATAGCTATTTTGACCTTTATCTTTCTTACTTTGTAAAAGTCATTTCTGAGTTTTTCCTGATGATAAGTTTTTAGACTTGGAGATATTTGGGGCAGAGAATAGGACATTATTAGGGTTCAGGGCTATTTGTGTACTTGCGCAGGGATAGAGCATAATCCTGATAATTCACCTgatgaatgtttttgttttgtgtattgCAGACGCCCATCATACTGACTCCTAGTCCCTTGCTCTCCAGTATCCACTTTTGGAGTACTCTCAGCCCTGTTGCTCCCCTAAGTCCAGCTAGACTGCAAGGTGCTAACACACTTTTCCAGGTAAATTGCATAAAAGCCTGTCTTTTCTAATTGGGGCAGTTTAATCACCATGAAacctatatttaataaatattctttttatttattttggaatgtCTGTGTTAATTCTGTAGCCATTCAAACAGCTCAAATAAATATTGCAGCagtttccttttcattgtttAATATTTGACATAGACCAAGAGTTGTTTAATATTATAGTAGATATTGAGCTCACCAattgttttctgtcattttaaacaCTAGAAATCCTCCATTTTTAGAAAATACTATATATACATTTTGGGGCAATGTCTGCACACAGGTCCTTCCTTTtaattgagaatttttaaaaatacagaaatatttttataatggcaTATCAAATACTCCCATTTCCTCCCAGAATTGCtatttatcaacattttaaatatgtatttttaaaaaggaatattagTTCTTCAAGGTGTTAGGAAAGGTCTTGCCATTTTTAAGCATCATTTTGCTGAAAACATGTACAATTTATAACTTGTAGACTTTtctgtttaattcatttatttattcagggGCGACTATCCTTACATTTCATAATTTAACTTTACATTTGTTCTTTGGAAAtgttaaggaaaaagaagaaaattaaagtctTCTGCTTCTGTGTTTGTTTGCAAAAAGTTAATTATTGAATAGAAAGAGGGTTGAAAATTTTCCATGTTtcatttttacatgttttttcaTCCTTCACCAACAGATAATTGAGTTGTAAAGTGATCTGAATCTTTAAGCAAAGTCTTAGTGCTGGTATAGTTTTAGCCTGGCATCTCCCTGTAGAGTAGATTTTAGAATGCATGATGGGGAGCCCTTTTCTAGGATGAACACCCTTTAACTATCTGTATCGGTAGAGAGTTAACAGATGGGCATTTCCTTCTGAACCTCTCTGGACCTATTTTGAGAGACCATGATTTGCTCTATAATTGAATTATACTCTATATTGCATATTGTCATTTACTGAACTTTCTAAAACTTTCATtgggaatgaagtgggaagtaaATCTGTGTACTTCAGGGAATGAGGGAGggtatagatttttttctttttccagtccATCAGGTAGGATGGAGAGAGTTAATATTTATCATGTAGGAAAACagtgttttttctttaaagtttttgttATGACATCATATTCTACCATGATGAACAATTACTTTTGAAGGGAACAGGTCCTGTGAGCCATTGCAGAAGCCTGTTGTATTCTGCCTCGagggaaagaaagtaaaagtTGGGGTTGAGTAACAAAATGGtgatgtgtttattttctttctcagtttccttctgtACTGAACAGTCATGGGCCATTCACTCTGTCTAGCCTGGATGGACCTTCCACCCCTGGCCCATTTTCCCCAGACCTACAGAAAACATAACCTATGCACTTGTGGAATGAAAGAACCATGGAACGAAGAAGCAGAGAGACAATCATCATGATTACATTTGAAGTGCACAATTAATAATTCCACAAAGCTGATAATAGACTCTTGTGATTTTTGACATTCCCCATTGAATAGGATTCCATTTGAATAGGTCTCAAGTTGGACTGTGTATAAAAATGCCTTAATTGAAGTCCAAACTCCACTTCCTCCCTCcttgctttccttcctccctttctt from Choloepus didactylus isolate mChoDid1 chromosome 2, mChoDid1.pri, whole genome shotgun sequence encodes the following:
- the ELK4 gene encoding ETS domain-containing protein Elk-4; amino-acid sequence: MDSAITLWQFLLQLLQEPQNKHMICWTSNDGEFKLLQAEEVARLWGIRKNKPNMNYDKLSRALRYYYVKNIIKKVNGQKFVYKFVSYPEILNMDPMTVGRIEGDYETLSFSEVSSSCKDVETGGKEKPPQPGAKTSSRNDYIHSGLYSSFTLNSLNSSSMKLFKSIKIENPAEKLAEKKSPQEPTPSVIKFVTTPSKKPPLEPIATIISTSSSISPSSEETFQALETLVSPKLPCLEARTSASSVSTTFTTTPPVSSISPSLQEPPGTPSPPLSSNPDIDTDIDSVSSQPMELPENLSLEPKDQGSALPEKDKTNNSSRSKKPKGLELAPTLVITGSDPSPLGILSPSLPTASLTPALFSQTPIILTPSPLLSSIHFWSTLSPVAPLSPARLQGANTLFQFPSVLNSHGPFTLSSLDGPSTPGPFSPDLQKT